The Polaromonas sp. JS666 genome has a segment encoding these proteins:
- a CDS encoding VirB4 family type IV secretion system protein: MIAFEDLFNKPRKAARSFAELLPWFAQVAPGLVICQDGSLLAGYTFEGSDVEGRQDFESDQKINQLQTALRTLTDRITMWTVQERRFVSGYPKGDFSSPIARAIDEQWEKSISKQRNARLTQRIYLGFNFPNSSEAFFEALRAELEENDGKVLAALGGLIKRRLSDKGAIAKVRGQLADMTTEFEKLLGAFSGIVETNLGFKRLEGEEFLGDLYSRANLASPPGPVRLPKGGAYLNTALASDTLIRRQDQFEFKGPTKSAYVAALSTTGTPQEAYSGYMDSLMAVDCEYVLVQCYRFIDRTVAEKAIQDAEMFYRSEVKSVLTRVFERMTDSESEKVNTGNLQLAQDAQDALVELTASDVSYGYYNMTILALGTTQKEAENAADLMASNLRANGFTILRERQGLMSAFLATMPGNADAILRWKLASTANLADLAPIRTISKGEPTHPLFSRLIGHDVPALARFLTPYGVTYDFNNHETDVGHTAVIGGTGAGKTSLMTLLISMFQKYNPGQTFIFDMKYSLMMATVLLGGKHIDMGGKGGKTIGMNPVKTMLLANDDMQLRQWVEVLIGAGGNTISSNESQVIYTAIQGLRRSPPSTWRLSALYALIAGADQDLAAKLSPYVDRTDDDEIGSGPYASYFDNDEDHFQLTQIVGMEVEGILKTPQLASPFMDYAFYNIERRLDGATPTLIYIEEAWYMLANKAFVEKFETWLRTFRSKRAFIVFATQSLGEIARLENLEGIVTNIPTQILLPAVKNSVHQQADLYKDVFGINDNQLDLLSRAIPKRDYLIVKPSVTRLVSTQMPPLLIAINEATTQPSMRSAVLAAAAKGGLDWELNFVREVLHVQV; the protein is encoded by the coding sequence ATGATTGCATTTGAAGACCTTTTCAACAAGCCGCGTAAAGCGGCTCGTTCCTTTGCTGAACTGCTACCTTGGTTCGCCCAAGTAGCTCCCGGGCTGGTAATTTGCCAGGATGGCTCGCTGCTTGCGGGCTACACCTTTGAGGGCTCGGATGTCGAGGGGCGGCAGGACTTCGAATCCGATCAGAAGATCAACCAGCTTCAAACGGCCCTGCGCACGCTGACGGACAGAATCACCATGTGGACGGTGCAGGAGCGCCGGTTTGTCTCTGGATACCCGAAAGGGGACTTCTCCAGCCCTATTGCCCGTGCGATTGACGAGCAGTGGGAAAAGTCCATTTCCAAGCAACGCAATGCACGGTTGACCCAGCGGATCTACCTCGGGTTCAACTTTCCAAACTCCAGCGAGGCCTTCTTTGAAGCCTTGCGCGCCGAACTGGAGGAAAATGATGGCAAGGTGCTCGCCGCATTGGGTGGACTGATCAAGCGCCGACTCTCCGACAAGGGCGCGATTGCGAAGGTCCGGGGGCAGCTGGCCGACATGACCACCGAGTTTGAAAAGCTGCTGGGAGCCTTCTCGGGGATAGTCGAGACAAACCTGGGGTTCAAGCGGCTGGAGGGTGAAGAATTCCTGGGTGACCTGTATTCCCGGGCCAACTTGGCTTCACCTCCTGGGCCTGTTCGTTTGCCGAAAGGTGGTGCCTATCTGAATACTGCGTTGGCATCCGACACGCTGATCCGCCGCCAAGATCAGTTCGAGTTCAAAGGGCCGACGAAAAGCGCATATGTTGCTGCTCTGTCCACCACCGGCACGCCACAAGAGGCGTATAGCGGCTACATGGATTCCCTCATGGCGGTGGATTGCGAGTATGTCCTGGTACAGTGCTACCGCTTCATTGACCGCACCGTGGCCGAAAAAGCCATTCAGGATGCGGAAATGTTCTATCGCTCGGAGGTGAAGTCGGTTCTGACGCGAGTCTTTGAACGCATGACCGACTCCGAATCGGAAAAGGTCAACACCGGTAACCTGCAACTGGCCCAGGATGCACAGGATGCTCTGGTTGAACTCACAGCTTCTGATGTGAGCTACGGCTACTACAACATGACGATCCTTGCCCTCGGCACAACGCAGAAGGAAGCCGAGAATGCGGCAGACCTGATGGCCAGCAATTTGCGGGCTAACGGCTTCACCATCCTGCGCGAGCGCCAGGGTCTGATGTCAGCGTTCTTGGCAACCATGCCAGGCAATGCAGATGCAATTCTTCGTTGGAAGCTGGCTTCAACGGCAAATCTGGCCGATCTGGCACCGATTCGTACGATTTCCAAGGGTGAACCTACGCATCCCCTGTTCTCGCGGCTTATCGGTCATGACGTGCCCGCTTTGGCCAGGTTCTTGACGCCCTACGGTGTCACCTATGACTTCAACAATCACGAGACCGATGTAGGTCATACCGCGGTCATTGGAGGTACCGGGGCAGGTAAAACATCGCTGATGACACTCCTGATCTCGATGTTCCAGAAGTACAACCCTGGGCAGACATTCATCTTCGACATGAAATACTCGTTGATGATGGCCACTGTGCTGCTGGGCGGTAAGCACATCGATATGGGTGGAAAAGGTGGCAAGACAATCGGGATGAACCCGGTAAAAACCATGTTACTCGCCAATGACGATATGCAACTTCGCCAGTGGGTTGAAGTGCTCATTGGTGCCGGCGGAAACACGATCTCTTCGAATGAGAGCCAGGTAATTTACACAGCCATTCAAGGGCTTCGTCGGTCCCCACCTTCCACATGGCGCCTCTCGGCCCTGTACGCACTGATCGCTGGTGCCGACCAAGATTTGGCCGCAAAACTATCGCCCTATGTCGACCGGACCGATGATGATGAAATCGGCTCAGGGCCGTATGCGTCCTATTTCGACAACGATGAAGATCACTTCCAGCTGACCCAGATCGTCGGTATGGAGGTTGAAGGCATCCTGAAAACGCCTCAACTGGCAAGTCCCTTCATGGACTATGCGTTCTACAACATCGAGCGCCGGCTTGATGGAGCTACGCCCACCCTGATCTACATCGAAGAAGCTTGGTACATGCTGGCCAACAAGGCTTTCGTCGAGAAGTTCGAGACCTGGCTGCGCACATTCCGAAGCAAACGCGCATTTATTGTCTTTGCTACCCAGTCCTTGGGTGAAATCGCACGTCTTGAAAACCTGGAGGGAATTGTCACCAATATTCCGACACAGATTCTGCTGCCCGCCGTGAAGAACTCAGTGCATCAGCAAGCGGATCTGTACAAGGATGTGTTCGGCATAAATGACAACCAACTTGATTTGCTATCCCGTGCCATCCCCAAGCGGGATTACTTGATCGTCAAACCATCGGTTACCCGCCTGGTTAGCACGCAAATGCCGCCTTTGCTCATTGCCATCAATGAGGCAACAACCCAGCCTTCTATGCGCTCTGCTGTTCTTGCAGCAGCTGCCAAGGGCGGCCTCGATTGGGAACTTAATTTTGTAAGGGAGGTGCTTCATGTTCAAGTCTAA
- a CDS encoding type IV secretion system protein, producing the protein MYTVTSEDTGRRIFADAVGGLMRVARRFLSNAIATAKAQKVTFGAIIFVLMMSSLMAVAQNNTAGTPESVVSGPPAVNSIGMNSTDVASMIAKSMDDKLNGLTGSTTLMGARDIILGVGLAIGLFWTGLKTMVAGKGIGELLGEWIPILITAGVVTAFTTPGPGSAGNQIAVTMDQIAGAITGAAGGQAIDTSSVQGVIGSAVTTTFNAVVSVARTPQRTEGGWSNIAGAIASVPIWVFATIMKLVTSFIIVIAMCIYMATAVMAMVSIKLVIALAPVMVPFLIFKPTAWLFDSWLRFLLGASMMKLVGAFMLSLTSGLMSSMVLVAQKIDADSAAGTYDTFTGDIVLFATILLLSVLAGLLMAQVPSISSGLLAGSAGGAGFSGLKGVSQTLGAKAGTSATSAGGRYGYDKGIGEARAARQGAKDAAGGFSTGGRQYGSQRASTAYLRGHAVAKAGAPQAAAAAKKANWRD; encoded by the coding sequence ATGTACACAGTGACCTCTGAGGATACCGGCCGAAGAATTTTCGCGGATGCCGTTGGGGGCTTGATGCGTGTCGCACGCAGGTTCCTTAGCAATGCCATTGCCACGGCGAAGGCTCAAAAGGTGACGTTTGGCGCCATCATCTTCGTGTTGATGATGTCCAGTTTGATGGCCGTGGCGCAGAACAATACTGCCGGTACTCCAGAAAGCGTTGTGTCAGGACCGCCGGCAGTTAACAGCATAGGGATGAATTCCACAGACGTGGCCTCCATGATCGCGAAGTCCATGGACGATAAGCTGAACGGACTCACAGGGTCAACAACCCTCATGGGTGCGCGCGACATCATTCTTGGTGTTGGATTGGCAATCGGGCTGTTTTGGACTGGTCTCAAGACCATGGTTGCCGGCAAGGGTATTGGCGAGCTGCTTGGCGAGTGGATTCCCATTCTGATCACTGCTGGTGTGGTCACGGCTTTCACCACTCCTGGCCCAGGCAGTGCAGGTAACCAAATTGCAGTCACCATGGACCAGATTGCAGGGGCAATCACCGGCGCAGCTGGGGGACAAGCAATTGATACCTCTAGCGTTCAGGGCGTTATCGGTTCTGCTGTGACCACTACATTCAACGCTGTTGTGAGTGTTGCCAGAACTCCTCAGCGCACCGAAGGTGGCTGGAGCAACATTGCTGGCGCCATTGCCTCCGTTCCCATCTGGGTGTTTGCCACGATCATGAAGCTTGTTACCAGTTTCATCATTGTTATAGCGATGTGCATCTACATGGCAACGGCTGTGATGGCTATGGTGAGCATCAAATTGGTGATTGCTCTTGCACCAGTCATGGTGCCATTCCTGATCTTCAAGCCCACCGCCTGGCTCTTTGATTCGTGGCTAAGGTTTCTGCTGGGTGCTTCCATGATGAAGCTGGTGGGTGCGTTCATGCTAAGCCTTACTTCCGGGCTGATGAGTTCGATGGTGCTGGTTGCACAGAAGATAGATGCCGATTCAGCGGCCGGAACCTATGACACCTTCACCGGCGACATCGTTTTGTTCGCCACTATCCTGCTCCTGTCCGTCCTTGCAGGGTTGCTGATGGCCCAGGTGCCCAGCATTTCGAGTGGCTTGCTGGCCGGAAGCGCCGGCGGGGCAGGCTTCAGCGGCTTGAAAGGTGTTTCGCAGACTCTGGGCGCGAAAGCTGGCACCAGTGCTACCAGCGCCGGTGGTCGCTATGGATACGACAAGGGCATTGGCGAGGCTCGTGCTGCCCGTCAGGGTGCTAAGGATGCGGCCGGTGGTTTCTCGACTGGTGGCCGCCAATATGGAAGCCAACGCGCTTCTACAGCCTATCTTCGTGGTCACGCGGTGGCTAAGGCAGGTGCTCCACAGGCGGCCGCCGCCGCCAAAAAGGCCAATTGGCGGGATTGA
- a CDS encoding AAA family ATPase: protein MKARSHYLSRLLQTVGFWLFGVLPAAIAVLSAMVMFGAWMSKKGAPLSFQVLGNFTPEAGVLLGLIAYQLLLHVARIWMCKRSADANGALPYEPALTSDSLRAFVPAVMTPYTVFFALWGAFGTKVAATNYVLVAALGAMTFLSWVIIKTGWLYGFAIAERARAQYGDSSEQAQHSNVARKEVAKITFKDIHGNTAIKRRLLEAGRAIVDAPKGGQGKARNGILMDGEPGNGKTAMAEALAGELKLPLLTLTHSDVASRWVGERTEKVKAAFEQAIRSQPCLFFIDEIDSFLPDRSTASAQTKEDSDVTNSLLTLLIEIRKHRVVVVAATNYVDRLDGAAIREGRFDFKVEITPPDEEARIGLLTAGLNTNAPTLRVSQATIKSVSQRWNGFSVKRILAVTEEMPSYVAEAREQGAFKGELEFDDFMAALRRLQGRKGATPENVKAMADMVLPEVTREALTLLASRLKDPQRIERLGGSLPSGVLFFGPPGTGKTAACKALAKEVQWAFLIKTGPDLVRDPKALDKLYAQAKDLRPCIIFVDEADDLLISREASRNSEATNKLLTIMDGVNDRVRDVVWVAATNNPEQIDSALLRGGRFTEKVEFVRPDEDQLTAHIEQWFANRKIGLKSGLDAPAIASMLGDESIANAEAVLQYAVNRAISQSNDDFIEVGAADVQRGVAMVLGAAC, encoded by the coding sequence ATGAAAGCTAGATCACATTATCTGAGCCGCCTTCTGCAAACAGTGGGCTTTTGGCTGTTTGGTGTATTGCCAGCAGCCATTGCCGTCCTGTCCGCCATGGTGATGTTCGGTGCGTGGATGAGCAAGAAGGGCGCCCCGCTGAGCTTCCAAGTCCTCGGTAACTTCACCCCGGAAGCTGGTGTGTTGCTGGGCTTGATTGCCTACCAACTGCTGCTTCATGTGGCGCGCATCTGGATGTGTAAGCGAAGTGCAGATGCAAACGGCGCACTTCCCTATGAGCCAGCATTGACCAGTGACAGTCTTCGTGCTTTTGTGCCCGCTGTCATGACGCCTTACACCGTCTTCTTCGCCTTGTGGGGTGCCTTTGGCACCAAAGTTGCGGCAACCAACTATGTACTGGTGGCGGCACTAGGCGCCATGACATTCCTGAGCTGGGTCATCATCAAAACAGGTTGGCTCTACGGTTTCGCAATTGCCGAGCGCGCACGTGCGCAATACGGCGATTCCTCCGAGCAAGCACAGCACTCGAACGTCGCCCGCAAGGAAGTCGCCAAGATCACATTCAAGGACATTCATGGCAACACAGCGATCAAGCGTCGATTGTTGGAGGCTGGCCGCGCCATCGTGGATGCTCCTAAGGGTGGCCAGGGCAAGGCCCGTAACGGGATCTTGATGGACGGTGAACCCGGCAATGGCAAAACGGCCATGGCGGAAGCGCTTGCCGGTGAACTGAAGCTCCCATTGCTGACACTCACCCACTCGGATGTGGCCAGTCGCTGGGTAGGTGAACGCACTGAAAAAGTGAAGGCCGCTTTTGAGCAGGCGATTCGATCACAGCCCTGCCTCTTCTTCATTGATGAAATCGACAGCTTCTTGCCTGATAGGTCAACGGCTAGCGCCCAGACCAAGGAAGACAGCGATGTCACCAATTCTCTTCTGACACTGCTGATCGAAATTCGCAAGCATCGTGTGGTGGTCGTGGCTGCAACGAACTACGTGGATCGTCTTGACGGTGCCGCCATTCGTGAAGGACGGTTTGACTTCAAGGTCGAAATCACCCCGCCGGATGAGGAAGCGCGCATTGGCCTGCTGACCGCTGGTTTGAATACCAACGCACCCACTTTGCGTGTGAGCCAGGCGACTATCAAAAGCGTCTCTCAACGTTGGAATGGCTTTTCCGTGAAGCGAATCCTTGCCGTGACTGAGGAAATGCCTTCCTACGTGGCAGAAGCACGTGAGCAAGGGGCCTTCAAGGGTGAGTTGGAGTTTGACGACTTCATGGCCGCTTTGCGCCGGCTGCAGGGCCGTAAGGGTGCCACGCCTGAGAACGTCAAGGCCATGGCTGACATGGTGCTGCCCGAGGTGACACGGGAGGCCCTGACGCTGCTTGCAAGCCGCCTGAAAGACCCACAGCGCATTGAACGCCTCGGTGGCTCATTGCCCTCTGGCGTTCTGTTCTTCGGCCCTCCTGGTACGGGTAAGACCGCCGCTTGCAAGGCTCTGGCGAAGGAAGTTCAGTGGGCTTTCCTGATCAAGACTGGTCCCGATCTGGTGCGTGACCCCAAGGCCCTGGACAAGCTCTACGCGCAGGCCAAGGACTTGCGGCCTTGCATCATCTTTGTGGACGAGGCAGATGATTTGCTGATTTCCCGTGAAGCATCCCGCAATTCGGAAGCCACCAACAAACTCTTGACCATCATGGATGGCGTGAATGACCGTGTGCGCGACGTGGTGTGGGTGGCTGCTACCAACAATCCGGAGCAGATTGATTCCGCTCTGCTGCGTGGAGGGCGCTTCACAGAGAAGGTTGAATTTGTGCGTCCAGATGAGGACCAGTTGACCGCACATATCGAACAGTGGTTCGCAAACCGCAAGATTGGTTTGAAGTCTGGTTTGGATGCCCCGGCTATTGCATCCATGTTGGGTGATGAGAGCATTGCTAACGCTGAGGCTGTGTTGCAGTACGCGGTCAACCGTGCGATCTCTCAGTCGAACGACGATTTCATTGAAGTTGGTGCTGCCGATGTGCAGAGAGGTGTAGCGATGGTTTTGGGGGCTGCGTGCTGA
- a CDS encoding lytic transglycosylase domain-containing protein yields MLKFGISRVLATSVAAFLSIGATQSAFAQDAFRDVAVAQGPRQPDDCVTQAATYHSVSPWVLRAIIQVESSFNPNALNKNNNGTVDVGIAQINSMHFKELGKYGIAQRDLMNGCISSYVAAWHLKKQINAYGNTWFAVGAYHSATPCFNQRYTGLVWNVLLKWGVVNGPRAKPVAMSACASAKSGTGVAKSTQAKEPSLLALD; encoded by the coding sequence GTGCTGAAATTTGGTATCTCTAGGGTACTCGCCACTTCGGTGGCGGCCTTTCTTTCCATCGGCGCCACACAGTCGGCGTTCGCACAGGATGCCTTTCGCGACGTGGCAGTAGCGCAAGGCCCGAGACAACCTGATGACTGTGTAACCCAGGCGGCTACCTATCATTCGGTGAGCCCTTGGGTCCTTCGCGCCATCATCCAAGTGGAATCCAGCTTCAACCCCAATGCTTTAAATAAAAACAATAATGGCACGGTAGATGTTGGGATCGCACAGATTAACTCCATGCACTTCAAAGAGCTGGGTAAGTATGGCATTGCGCAACGCGATTTGATGAATGGTTGCATTTCAAGCTACGTTGCAGCGTGGCACCTGAAAAAGCAGATCAATGCCTATGGGAACACGTGGTTTGCCGTTGGCGCCTATCACTCGGCTACCCCGTGCTTTAACCAGCGTTACACGGGTCTGGTCTGGAATGTCCTTCTCAAATGGGGCGTGGTCAACGGCCCCAGGGCAAAACCAGTTGCCATGTCGGCCTGCGCCTCTGCTAAATCGGGCACCGGGGTTGCCAAATCCACGCAGGCCAAAGAACCCTCACTGCTCGCTCTGGATTGA
- a CDS encoding type IV secretion system protein — translation MGLFSGKSKNQPASIVGDDIRRLPNTPTSAYEDGANKFAEIYGSAMVNSGRLFAITVVALLLAITAVGAVMVLTPLKEVTPYVIEVNSGSGLVNKPIEVQKITPNIAVVKAELARWADAVYTIDPLRTNDLFKYANVRSRGKAIAQFSEFRAREQVFARLQREAGLVREVQVSSVDASQTGVAFIFLKTLERTGNQSAEDSKVKRYRLTLHYQLDSPREEAALLANPLGLYVNFFNEAEERAN, via the coding sequence ATGGGATTATTTTCAGGTAAATCAAAAAATCAGCCGGCGAGCATCGTGGGTGATGACATCCGCCGCCTGCCCAATACACCGACTTCCGCCTATGAGGACGGTGCCAACAAATTCGCTGAGATTTACGGGTCAGCCATGGTTAACTCGGGCAGGCTCTTTGCAATTACGGTAGTCGCATTGTTGCTTGCCATCACTGCGGTAGGAGCCGTCATGGTGTTGACACCTCTCAAAGAGGTCACTCCTTATGTGATTGAGGTGAATTCGGGCTCTGGCCTGGTCAACAAGCCCATTGAGGTCCAGAAGATCACTCCCAACATTGCGGTTGTCAAGGCCGAACTGGCACGTTGGGCAGATGCGGTCTACACGATTGACCCACTGCGCACCAATGACCTGTTCAAGTACGCAAACGTGCGGTCGCGGGGTAAAGCAATTGCCCAGTTCTCCGAGTTCCGGGCACGTGAGCAAGTATTCGCCCGGCTGCAACGTGAGGCTGGCCTTGTCCGTGAGGTGCAGGTCTCTTCCGTTGATGCCAGCCAGACCGGAGTGGCATTCATTTTCCTGAAAACACTTGAACGCACCGGCAACCAAAGTGCAGAGGACAGCAAGGTCAAGCGTTACCGCCTGACTCTCCACTATCAACTTGACTCACCGCGTGAAGAGGCAGCCCTGCTGGCCAACCCGCTTGGTTTGTATGTGAACTTCTTCAATGAAGCCGAAGAAAGGGCCAACTGA
- a CDS encoding TrbG/VirB9 family P-type conjugative transfer protein, which produces MIIRHLALVAAVSLTGFVGLSHAELIATPLTGDTRLVQFTYDEDNTFLVLAKPKAVTHLQFATDEMLQSVASGDTAQWELTPTKNRKNLFIKPKFEGIETSMTVITDKRTYQFVLRSTADGKKWYQRVSWMYSSSLVLEQDALLDAQANVPMSGGLPEPVQSSGIRPLQPTFNLPPLNSAGGSSTTLKPDSLRFNYKVDGDAAFKPTQVFDDGKFTYLRMPQDVQELPALFAVIEGQEYSLVNYTVDGSYMVAQRLLENAVLKLGKSEVQVTKVKPAGGFMGFMGGDSAK; this is translated from the coding sequence ATGATCATTCGGCATTTGGCGCTAGTAGCCGCTGTTTCGCTAACTGGTTTTGTGGGTCTATCCCATGCGGAACTGATCGCAACCCCTCTGACAGGCGATACGCGCCTGGTGCAGTTTACCTACGACGAAGACAACACCTTTCTGGTGCTTGCTAAGCCAAAGGCCGTGACCCATCTGCAGTTTGCTACAGATGAAATGCTGCAGTCAGTTGCTTCGGGTGATACCGCGCAATGGGAACTCACCCCCACGAAGAACCGGAAAAACCTGTTCATCAAGCCAAAATTCGAAGGCATCGAGACTTCGATGACGGTGATCACTGACAAGCGCACCTATCAGTTTGTGCTGCGCTCAACGGCGGACGGCAAGAAGTGGTACCAGCGGGTGTCCTGGATGTACTCATCCAGTCTGGTACTGGAACAAGATGCCTTGCTGGATGCACAAGCGAACGTGCCCATGTCTGGTGGATTGCCTGAACCAGTCCAAAGCAGCGGCATTCGCCCACTCCAGCCAACATTCAACCTTCCCCCCCTGAATTCTGCCGGCGGATCTTCCACCACGTTGAAGCCTGACTCTTTGCGCTTCAATTACAAGGTCGATGGTGACGCTGCATTCAAACCCACACAGGTCTTTGACGACGGCAAGTTCACCTACCTGCGCATGCCACAGGATGTGCAGGAGCTGCCAGCTCTCTTCGCTGTGATTGAGGGGCAAGAATATTCCCTGGTGAACTACACGGTCGATGGCAGCTACATGGTTGCACAACGTCTGCTCGAAAACGCCGTTCTCAAGCTGGGCAAGAGTGAAGTGCAGGTTACCAAGGTCAAGCCTGCTGGTGGCTTTATGGGCTTCATGGGTGGGGACAGCGCCAAATGA
- a CDS encoding TrbI/VirB10 family protein yields the protein MSISDKSIIDPEPNNPGIPIKKSTLGVIAALVVAVAFVSALLLDAGAPAPTSVAHAESKSTDPTQDSGSKATIDEELKKAKQAADEEDRKKGLVKPSQTAQTVAQGPQQTGVQPLVTAAGAQHNSQSPLPPGVRRDNQDGAFYDKALSKGTPTAGTHGGAVTGNGRGGEDFEIEAQVRGAKALAFDESQASSAIAQGAQGSIVQTGLPASGVNVAQRSLAALPDLVSAGITQAPSATVQTSMDRMLGNLRGAQGGISARAQGGGSGNAAWVNDYASGTGQRSSETIKSYPTSSAYTLHQGKVIPAVLGRQINSDLPGEITAYVVTNVYDSLGNGALLIPKGSVLAGRYNSEVKPGQERVLFAFNRLIMPNGQSFDLPGAQGSDLAGASGISGDVNNHFFKMFSASFFTAWLADRVTPQTTTSGVGGSTTSVSPAGQVLVDVSKAILDRNRTIPPTITVDQGTRINVEVKKDMEFSGPYSWSKK from the coding sequence ATGAGCATTTCGGACAAGTCAATTATTGACCCGGAGCCGAACAATCCTGGTATTCCCATCAAGAAATCGACTTTGGGTGTAATCGCTGCATTGGTCGTGGCTGTTGCGTTCGTCAGCGCGTTGCTGCTCGACGCGGGAGCGCCTGCACCGACATCGGTAGCCCACGCAGAATCGAAGTCGACTGATCCTACCCAGGACTCCGGTTCGAAAGCTACCATTGACGAGGAGCTGAAGAAGGCCAAGCAAGCTGCTGATGAGGAAGATCGCAAAAAGGGTCTAGTGAAGCCTTCTCAAACTGCACAGACAGTTGCACAAGGGCCTCAACAGACGGGTGTTCAGCCGTTAGTTACAGCCGCCGGCGCGCAGCATAACTCGCAAAGTCCTCTGCCTCCTGGAGTTCGTCGCGACAACCAGGATGGAGCGTTCTACGACAAGGCCCTGTCTAAGGGGACCCCCACTGCGGGAACCCATGGCGGCGCCGTGACCGGCAACGGCCGCGGTGGGGAAGACTTTGAGATTGAGGCTCAAGTTCGTGGTGCAAAAGCACTTGCCTTTGATGAGTCGCAGGCATCTTCAGCGATTGCCCAGGGCGCTCAAGGGTCAATAGTGCAGACGGGCCTACCGGCGTCAGGAGTAAATGTAGCCCAGCGATCGCTCGCCGCATTGCCAGATCTGGTCTCCGCAGGAATAACCCAGGCCCCAAGCGCAACGGTTCAAACCTCCATGGACCGTATGCTTGGAAACCTGCGCGGTGCTCAAGGTGGTATTTCAGCCCGGGCCCAAGGCGGCGGTAGTGGAAATGCAGCGTGGGTAAATGACTATGCATCCGGAACTGGTCAACGTAGCTCGGAAACGATCAAGTCCTACCCTACCAGCTCGGCTTACACACTCCATCAAGGCAAGGTCATTCCAGCTGTACTTGGGCGGCAGATCAACTCGGATTTGCCGGGTGAGATTACGGCCTATGTGGTGACCAACGTCTATGACAGCCTTGGTAATGGAGCCCTGCTGATTCCCAAGGGTTCAGTACTGGCTGGTCGCTACAACTCCGAAGTAAAGCCAGGCCAGGAGCGTGTCCTGTTTGCGTTCAACCGCTTGATCATGCCGAATGGGCAGAGTTTTGACTTGCCAGGTGCTCAGGGCTCTGATCTTGCTGGAGCTTCGGGTATCTCCGGCGATGTCAACAACCATTTTTTCAAGATGTTCAGTGCGAGCTTCTTTACGGCGTGGTTGGCCGATCGCGTCACGCCACAGACAACGACCAGCGGTGTGGGTGGATCGACTACCTCAGTGTCACCGGCGGGGCAGGTCCTTGTCGACGTGAGCAAAGCCATCCTCGACAGGAACCGCACAATCCCGCCGACCATCACTGTCGATCAGGGTACGCGCATCAATGTGGAAGTCAAAAAAGACATGGAATTCTCAGGTCCGTATAGCTGGAGCAAGAAATGA